One genomic segment of Aquipluma nitroreducens includes these proteins:
- a CDS encoding site-specific integrase has translation MNASISVVCYKSKTLSNGENPLMLQVSKNGKRKYQSLGVSINPKYWDFTKNKPKPNCPNGDFIQKIVLDKVTEYQKQILEFNANKKDYTLTNLLDGNKTTIKEKTVGEFYNELILQYTQTNKTGNRLIYKGSFNSIKTFSKGRVNFLFTDIDLDWLNRYEKWLRSKGNKETTISLLFRTLRSAYNKAIEAKCTKKNNYPFDDFKVSKFDISTSKRAISKEEILLIKDIDLTKESESIQFTRDIFVFSYLCGGINFTDIANLKHENIADNRLQYIRQKTGKKISLQLSPEANQIINCYKQVTVQSGYLLPILDIKSHKTAIQKQNRIHKILVKTNEGLKRIAELAKINMNLSTYVARHSFATILKNSGVNIALISEALGHSDLATTQIYLDGFGSSQINEAMKNLL, from the coding sequence ATGAATGCCTCAATTTCAGTAGTTTGCTACAAATCAAAGACACTTTCTAACGGTGAAAATCCGTTAATGCTCCAAGTTTCCAAAAATGGTAAGCGCAAATACCAAAGTTTGGGAGTATCAATCAACCCTAAATACTGGGATTTTACAAAGAACAAGCCCAAACCTAATTGTCCAAATGGTGACTTTATTCAAAAGATTGTACTTGATAAGGTTACTGAGTATCAAAAGCAAATCTTAGAATTCAATGCAAATAAGAAGGACTACACTCTAACCAATTTACTTGATGGGAACAAAACGACAATTAAAGAAAAAACTGTTGGTGAGTTCTATAATGAATTGATTTTGCAATATACGCAAACCAATAAAACAGGTAACAGATTGATTTATAAAGGTTCATTTAATTCCATAAAGACGTTTTCAAAAGGTCGTGTGAATTTCCTATTTACTGATATTGATTTGGATTGGTTGAACCGTTACGAAAAATGGCTACGTTCAAAAGGCAACAAAGAAACTACCATCAGTTTACTTTTCCGTACCCTTAGAAGTGCATATAATAAAGCTATTGAGGCGAAATGTACAAAAAAGAACAACTATCCTTTTGATGATTTTAAGGTGAGCAAATTCGATATTTCAACCTCTAAAAGGGCAATATCAAAAGAAGAAATTTTGCTTATAAAAGATATTGATTTAACCAAAGAAAGTGAATCCATTCAATTTACTAGGGATATTTTCGTTTTCAGCTACTTATGTGGTGGAATCAATTTTACAGATATTGCAAACCTCAAACATGAAAATATAGCTGATAACAGGCTGCAATATATAAGGCAAAAAACTGGAAAGAAAATTAGTTTACAACTTTCACCAGAAGCAAACCAAATCATTAATTGTTACAAACAAGTAACAGTGCAAAGTGGTTATCTTTTACCAATATTGGACATTAAATCCCACAAAACAGCGATACAGAAGCAAAACCGAATTCATAAGATTTTAGTAAAAACAAATGAAGGATTGAAACGGATTGCAGAACTGGCAAAAATCAATATGAATTTATCTACTTATGTGGCAAGACATTCATTTGCTACAATCCTTAAAAATTCAGGGGTTAATATAGCTTTGATTAGTGAAGCTTTAGGGCATTCTGATTTGGCAACTACTCAAATATATCTGGATGGTTTTGGCAGTAGCCAAATAAATGAAGCAATGAAAAATTTGCTTTAA
- a CDS encoding IS4 family transposase produces MTPRVDAKSSELVSIFHKQSGWNLARVKFFVFMISALCKVQTVGFEKLATAFDSNASTSSSLRRIQRFMSEYLLDTDLIAKLIFRLLPHEPPFRLAMDRTNWKFGQQNINVLVIAVVYHGVAFPLLFKLLPKFGNSNTNERIELIERFIRLFGSASLDCLTADREFVGERWIKYLNENRIRYYIRIRENFWVLQPHNGKRVKASWLFADLPLNGCRVNHRIIYLNDQLCYLSASKVKNKDGKPELQIVISFNKPEDALCIYKERWQIETAFRALKTSGFNIEDTHLTEIGRIEKLFALVIVAFTWAYLVGDYLHRYIKPIPIKKHGNKTKSLFKYGLTYIATVLLNAFFQDDIDIFKFLSCT; encoded by the coding sequence ATGACACCCAGGGTAGATGCTAAAAGTAGTGAATTAGTTTCCATTTTCCATAAGCAATCAGGTTGGAATCTGGCACGAGTAAAGTTCTTTGTTTTCATGATCAGTGCACTATGTAAGGTGCAAACAGTTGGTTTTGAGAAGTTGGCTACAGCTTTTGACAGTAATGCCAGTACCAGTTCCTCTCTGAGGAGAATACAGCGGTTTATGTCTGAATATCTACTTGATACAGATTTGATCGCCAAATTAATATTCAGACTATTACCTCATGAACCACCTTTCCGTCTGGCAATGGATAGGACAAATTGGAAGTTTGGACAGCAGAATATCAATGTATTGGTAATTGCAGTTGTTTATCATGGAGTTGCTTTTCCGCTGTTGTTTAAGTTGTTGCCCAAGTTTGGTAATTCAAACACCAATGAACGCATTGAATTGATTGAACGGTTTATCCGTCTTTTTGGATCTGCTTCGTTGGATTGTTTGACCGCAGATCGGGAGTTTGTTGGAGAACGATGGATCAAGTATCTGAATGAGAACCGGATTCGTTACTATATCCGCATCCGCGAAAACTTTTGGGTTTTGCAACCTCACAATGGCAAACGAGTTAAAGCCAGTTGGCTGTTTGCCGATTTGCCGCTAAATGGTTGCCGAGTGAACCACCGTATTATTTATCTGAACGATCAACTGTGTTATCTGTCAGCCTCTAAAGTAAAGAACAAAGATGGAAAGCCTGAATTGCAGATTGTTATCTCATTCAACAAGCCAGAAGATGCACTTTGTATTTACAAAGAACGATGGCAGATTGAAACTGCTTTTAGAGCTTTAAAAACAAGTGGCTTTAATATTGAAGATACACACTTGACTGAAATTGGAAGAATTGAAAAACTGTTTGCATTGGTGATAGTAGCTTTTACATGGGCATACCTTGTCGGTGATTATTTGCACAGATACATCAAACCAATCCCGATCAAGAAACATGGAAACAAAACTAAAAGTCTATTCAAATATGGTCTAACATATATTGCAACTGTTCTTTTAAACGCTTTCTTTCAAGATGATATCGATATTTTTAAATTTTTGTCATGTACTTAG
- the istB gene encoding IS21-like element helper ATPase IstB: protein MRQMKFFGMVRAFRTSIENGSMIQMTGDEMVSMLIDAEWDDRNNRRIERQMRNAKFRYKANIEQLHFDIDRNLDKNQFMRMAECTFIGRKENLLITGSTGIGKSFIASAIGNQACTLGFKVLYANTTKLFTRLKMAKADGSYIREVAKIERQDLLILDDFGLQPLDASNRSVLMEIVEDRHGNRSTIITSQLPVAQWYEVIGEQTIADAILDRIVHDAHRMELVGESIRRRQRNKIVETVESE from the coding sequence ATGAGACAGATGAAGTTCTTCGGTATGGTTCGTGCCTTTAGAACAAGCATCGAGAATGGCAGCATGATTCAAATGACAGGCGATGAAATGGTATCGATGCTTATTGATGCCGAATGGGATGATCGTAACAATCGCCGCATAGAGAGGCAAATGCGCAATGCAAAGTTCCGTTATAAAGCCAACATTGAGCAGTTGCACTTTGATATAGATCGCAACCTGGACAAAAATCAGTTCATGCGTATGGCTGAGTGTACTTTTATCGGAAGAAAAGAGAATCTTCTGATCACCGGGAGTACCGGAATAGGCAAGAGCTTCATTGCTTCTGCTATCGGAAATCAAGCCTGTACCCTTGGGTTCAAAGTACTTTATGCCAACACTACAAAGCTGTTTACAAGATTAAAAATGGCCAAAGCAGATGGTTCGTACATCAGAGAAGTTGCAAAGATAGAAAGACAGGATCTTTTGATTCTGGACGATTTTGGCTTGCAGCCGCTTGATGCATCAAACAGGTCGGTACTTATGGAAATCGTGGAAGATCGTCACGGAAACCGTTCAACCATTATAACCTCTCAGTTGCCAGTGGCACAATGGTATGAGGTTATCGGAGAACAAACAATAGCGGATGCAATACTTGACCGCATTGTTCATGATGCTCATCGAATGGAACTTGTAGGAGAATCAATACGAAGAAGACAACGAAACAAAATCGTAGAAACTGTTGAATCAGAATAA
- the istA gene encoding IS21 family transposase, producing MSKVRSIIRLYTEGVSKQSIGERTGLPRNSVKKYIRLFLASGKSPQEIQLMSDTELEQMFLDMVPRNHIENDLRYQSLEAFFPTMEKALKIRGNTKEKLWEQYFEQHPAGYRFSQFKHYYLLWKKVRNPVMHIEHKAGEKMYVDYAGEKLKVLDPETLDITEVEVFVAILGASQLTYVEASYTQQKEDFINSCENALHYFGGVPNAIVTDNLKSAVIKSNRYEPTLNEAFRDFVSYYSMAALPAAPYKPKHKALVEGAVKIIYRSIYSILKGNVYSCIELLNSAIREALEAHNNRPLTGRPFSRRQLFEDTERHFLHPLPEKRYELKRRYIASVMKNNYVCLAEDKHYYSVPYHFIGKKVTLLYSQSEVEIYHRYERIAVHKRNRHLFGHTTITDHLASQHRFMSDWNPDKFIERAAEVGPQTKEYIIQLLNARQHPEQTYRSCQGVLSFSVRAGKERLNNACLRALQYGDYSYQTIRVILEKGLDRNVDDQQHVDQSMPPHLNIRGKNYYR from the coding sequence ATGAGCAAGGTAAGAAGCATTATCAGGCTTTACACCGAGGGTGTAAGTAAACAGTCCATCGGGGAACGGACAGGTCTTCCCCGCAATAGTGTTAAGAAGTATATCAGGTTGTTCCTGGCTTCGGGCAAATCGCCCCAGGAGATTCAACTGATGAGTGACACTGAACTTGAGCAGATGTTTCTGGATATGGTTCCACGCAATCATATTGAGAATGATCTGCGTTATCAATCTCTGGAAGCATTTTTCCCCACCATGGAAAAAGCATTGAAGATCCGGGGAAACACCAAGGAGAAGCTTTGGGAGCAATATTTTGAACAGCATCCTGCAGGCTATCGGTTTTCACAGTTCAAGCATTATTATCTTCTCTGGAAGAAGGTTCGTAATCCGGTTATGCACATTGAGCATAAGGCCGGGGAGAAGATGTATGTTGATTATGCAGGCGAAAAACTCAAGGTTTTAGATCCGGAAACATTAGACATCACAGAGGTAGAGGTTTTTGTCGCCATACTGGGTGCAAGCCAGTTGACCTACGTAGAGGCCAGTTATACCCAACAGAAGGAAGACTTCATCAACTCCTGCGAAAATGCATTACATTACTTCGGAGGTGTTCCTAATGCCATCGTTACGGATAACTTAAAATCGGCGGTAATCAAGAGTAATCGTTATGAGCCAACACTTAATGAGGCTTTTCGTGACTTCGTAAGCTATTATTCGATGGCGGCTTTACCGGCAGCTCCGTATAAACCCAAACACAAAGCGTTGGTAGAAGGTGCCGTCAAAATCATTTACCGTTCGATTTACAGCATTTTAAAGGGTAATGTATATTCTTGCATTGAACTGCTAAATAGCGCGATCAGGGAGGCACTGGAAGCTCATAATAACAGGCCGCTTACAGGAAGGCCATTCAGCAGGCGACAGTTATTCGAAGATACTGAACGACACTTTTTGCACCCTTTACCTGAAAAGAGATATGAGTTGAAGCGACGCTATATCGCTTCTGTGATGAAGAACAATTACGTCTGCCTTGCCGAGGATAAGCATTATTACAGTGTTCCTTACCATTTTATCGGCAAGAAGGTAACCTTGCTTTACAGCCAATCTGAGGTTGAAATTTATCACCGCTACGAGCGAATTGCAGTGCACAAAAGGAACAGGCACCTTTTTGGACACACAACAATAACAGATCATCTGGCCTCGCAGCACCGCTTCATGAGCGACTGGAACCCCGATAAATTTATCGAACGAGCCGCAGAGGTAGGCCCTCAAACAAAAGAATATATTATCCAGTTGCTAAATGCCCGGCAGCATCCGGAGCAGACCTATCGATCCTGCCAGGGAGTTTTAAGTTTTTCGGTACGTGCCGGAAAAGAGCGGCTTAACAATGCTTGTCTGCGTGCACTTCAATATGGCGATTACAGCTATCAGACCATCCGGGTAATCCTTGAAAAAGGACTTGACCGAAACGTTGATGATCAGCAGCATGTTGATCAGTCAATGCCCCCTCACCTGAACATACGTGGTAAAAACTATTACCGGTAA
- a CDS encoding NACHT domain-containing protein produces MVNLLRRNPTILTGGRWSICSGEHWIFYPACPLLSMFIRNYEYHPEIPIQKSSFYFNLFDTLYQRHGGENKLGFIHKKETGFIREDFELLLQYFSFLTYFEGKYSFNRQYIYEIFNKIKQSSKYKFDNRKLLNDLHIAINILISDSNEFSFPHRSLQEYFAVLRIKNITSEDIKERIYKNNLDVLFNNSKDNLLNLFSLCIELDKSNFYRNFLIPKLNDLLHVLNDRNKSQLSAAHFFNLKFEVIIDRAGQLSLYPDVIIKYSTDKIFEQISIGIDINEYIKQAFNKNNLEIFVLKTFIKTKHSHNTTLDGFQITEYIPNKKQKRTFRRDYEYENQLLVSFNVDDVITTNDFLKIIEASELTPIIEKLICTINDKILEINNELNSDRKLDENLSLYIN; encoded by the coding sequence GTGGTCAATTTGCTCCGGCGCAACCCAACCATTTTGACCGGCGGAAGGTGGTCAATTTGTTCCGGCGAACACTGGATATTTTATCCGGCGTGTCCACTGTTATCAATGTTTATTAGAAACTATGAATATCACCCAGAAATACCTATTCAAAAAAGCAGTTTCTATTTTAACTTATTTGATACATTATATCAACGCCATGGTGGTGAGAATAAATTAGGTTTTATACATAAAAAAGAGACAGGATTTATACGGGAAGACTTTGAGCTTTTACTACAATATTTTTCTTTTTTAACATATTTCGAGGGGAAATATTCGTTTAATCGACAATATATTTATGAAATTTTCAACAAAATAAAACAAAGCAGCAAATACAAATTTGACAATAGAAAACTTCTAAATGACCTTCATATTGCTATTAATATACTTATTTCAGACAGTAATGAATTTTCATTCCCTCATCGCTCTTTGCAAGAGTATTTCGCAGTTTTGCGAATTAAAAACATAACAAGTGAGGACATAAAAGAAAGAATATACAAAAACAACCTTGACGTACTTTTTAATAATTCAAAGGATAATTTATTAAATCTTTTTTCTCTATGTATTGAGCTTGATAAATCGAATTTTTATCGAAACTTTCTTATTCCTAAATTGAATGATTTATTGCATGTCTTAAATGATCGTAATAAGTCACAACTTTCAGCTGCTCATTTTTTCAATTTAAAGTTTGAAGTAATAATTGATCGTGCAGGACAACTATCATTATATCCTGATGTCATTATAAAATATTCAACTGACAAAATCTTTGAACAGATATCCATTGGAATAGACATAAACGAATACATAAAACAAGCATTTAATAAAAATAATTTAGAAATTTTCGTATTAAAAACATTTATAAAAACAAAACACAGTCATAATACTACACTGGACGGTTTTCAAATAACTGAATATATTCCCAATAAAAAGCAAAAAAGAACATTTCGAAGAGATTATGAATATGAAAATCAATTATTGGTTTCTTTTAATGTAGATGATGTTATAACAACTAATGATTTTTTGAAAATAATAGAGGCTTCAGAATTAACTCCAATAATTGAAAAACTCATTTGCACTATAAATGACAAAATATTAGAAATAAATAATGAATTAAATTCGGATAGAAAATTAGATGAAAATCTATCTCTATATATCAATTAG
- a CDS encoding patatin-like phospholipase family protein, whose amino-acid sequence MTDQKTFRIGLSMAGAVSAGAYTAGVMDYLLEALENWQKAKDLNLPGVPRHNVLVEVLSGASAGGMTAVITAAAVQKDFPHVNQQNYLSGVNKENPLFDSWVNLTEDEKNDMMNQMLSNDDIVGSESINPDKEVRSIFNSLFIEKIARRTLDSIVKDPKTKRSYIADNLELFTTITNLRGFNYELQFITALGPRQDRMTMHKDLVHFQLNPLGTYNNDGKIPIHFLTPEGLNRQLLIDAAISTGAFPVGLSPRVLVREAKYINDNPLLKINHSKSNLVDPTKDYNTVCVDGGVINNEPYDLTETLLMNRRKAEIEKEKDSATATAYKPATNVSDFDTTILMIDPFPNYDESPADYFNLQAIKFASTQLLGAMRQQLMVKSDLLEKAYDDYDYSRFMIAPIRTSGGVTQKESIACGALGGFGGFFNRDFRVHDFMLGRRNCQRFIQCYFSVPESAKNPIIQHGYGDLDKDSLQFFMPEKTDLLPIIPDIRISDDQTQIIKPALEDEFRYPSISLKYLIGLEDKLQARFETVINNITKGNVPGGAGKSVNPIIQRIRRKSWFARNISGPVVGFTVDKVISIGKKAGKNMAAEKFIDSVIADMDKRGLLKQDC is encoded by the coding sequence ATGACCGATCAAAAAACATTCAGAATTGGCCTTTCCATGGCAGGTGCTGTATCTGCCGGAGCCTATACCGCCGGAGTAATGGATTATTTGCTCGAAGCTCTTGAAAATTGGCAAAAAGCAAAAGACCTGAACTTACCTGGCGTTCCCAGGCATAATGTACTTGTTGAAGTCTTAAGCGGTGCATCTGCCGGTGGAATGACGGCTGTTATAACTGCCGCCGCAGTTCAAAAAGATTTCCCGCATGTAAATCAGCAGAACTATTTATCGGGAGTGAATAAAGAAAACCCGCTATTTGATTCGTGGGTTAATTTAACCGAAGATGAAAAAAACGATATGATGAATCAAATGCTCAGCAATGATGATATCGTTGGTTCTGAATCTATTAATCCGGATAAGGAAGTCCGTTCAATCTTCAATTCCCTGTTTATCGAAAAAATTGCCCGACGCACATTAGACAGCATTGTAAAAGATCCTAAAACTAAAAGGAGTTATATTGCTGATAATCTGGAGTTGTTTACCACCATCACCAATCTTCGGGGGTTCAATTACGAGTTGCAGTTCATCACAGCCCTTGGGCCACGCCAGGACCGGATGACCATGCATAAAGACCTGGTTCATTTTCAACTTAACCCTCTCGGAACATACAATAACGATGGAAAAATCCCAATTCATTTTTTAACTCCGGAAGGACTAAACAGACAATTGCTCATCGATGCGGCCATTTCAACAGGCGCTTTCCCGGTGGGATTATCGCCACGGGTACTTGTTCGCGAAGCCAAGTACATCAATGATAATCCATTGCTAAAAATCAACCATAGCAAAAGCAATCTGGTTGACCCTACAAAAGATTACAATACAGTTTGTGTCGATGGCGGAGTAATAAACAATGAACCTTACGATTTAACCGAGACGCTGCTAATGAACCGGAGAAAAGCTGAAATAGAAAAAGAAAAAGATTCAGCAACGGCAACGGCCTATAAACCTGCAACAAATGTTTCCGATTTTGATACTACGATCTTAATGATCGACCCTTTCCCAAATTATGATGAATCTCCTGCCGATTACTTCAACCTTCAGGCCATAAAATTTGCCTCAACTCAACTTTTGGGAGCCATGCGCCAACAATTAATGGTAAAATCTGACTTGCTTGAAAAGGCTTACGACGACTACGACTATTCCAGATTTATGATTGCACCTATCCGGACGAGTGGTGGTGTAACTCAGAAAGAGAGCATTGCATGTGGGGCGCTGGGTGGTTTTGGTGGCTTTTTCAACCGCGATTTTCGGGTTCACGATTTTATGCTTGGACGACGGAATTGTCAGCGTTTTATCCAATGCTATTTTAGTGTTCCTGAATCCGCTAAAAATCCGATCATACAGCATGGATACGGTGATCTGGACAAAGATTCACTCCAGTTTTTCATGCCTGAAAAGACTGATCTCCTGCCAATAATTCCTGATATTCGAATTTCGGACGACCAAACACAGATTATAAAACCAGCTTTAGAAGATGAATTTCGGTATCCTTCCATTAGCTTAAAGTACCTGATTGGGTTGGAAGATAAATTACAGGCCCGGTTTGAAACTGTTATCAATAACATTACAAAAGGAAATGTGCCAGGAGGCGCAGGCAAATCAGTAAACCCGATCATACAACGAATCAGAAGAAAATCATGGTTCGCGCGAAACATTTCGGGCCCGGTTGTCGGATTCACAGTTGACAAGGTTATCTCCATTGGTAAAAAGGCAGGAAAAAACATGGCTGCAGAAAAATTCATTGATTCGGTGATTGCGGATATGGATAAACGTGGTTTACTGAAGCAGGATTGTTGA
- a CDS encoding pepsin/retropepsin-like aspartic protease family protein yields MKYLTILCIATIAVAVLGTSFVSAVHPETNLIPDYNSVNGYEHDKYDPEFNLKADSVTIPMKRSGRLFLIEATVDGETGNLVFDTGANGLVLNSTYFRSYVKTARAYSNGITGTVGSTEQISVGKLEFAGLMYKKLNADLANLGHIENRRNDKILGLIGFSMLRSLEIVIDPINNELKLFRIDKAGNRLNYNRPGFKADYSQKIEGNSNILFLKGTISGKVLNFCFDTGAETNVICSDCNKKIMSTLTITRRTSLKGAGAAGAEVFYGRMNEFSIGNQQIPNMQTIITNLDALSESYGTHIDGILGNSFMKQGIVCINFVNKQFGIRFTKGEEK; encoded by the coding sequence ATGAAATACCTGACAATTCTCTGCATCGCTACGATAGCAGTTGCTGTATTGGGAACTTCATTTGTTTCTGCGGTTCATCCTGAAACCAATCTGATTCCTGATTATAATTCGGTTAATGGTTATGAACATGATAAGTACGATCCTGAATTTAATCTGAAAGCCGATTCGGTGACTATTCCAATGAAGCGGTCGGGACGGCTGTTTCTGATTGAAGCCACAGTTGACGGAGAAACCGGTAATCTGGTTTTTGATACCGGCGCCAACGGATTGGTTCTCAACAGTACCTATTTCAGAAGCTACGTAAAAACAGCCAGGGCGTATTCAAACGGAATTACAGGAACGGTTGGCTCAACGGAGCAAATTTCGGTGGGTAAACTTGAATTTGCTGGCCTTATGTATAAAAAGCTAAATGCAGACCTTGCCAATCTTGGGCACATCGAAAACCGAAGAAACGATAAAATTCTTGGATTAATCGGCTTTAGCATGTTGCGAAGTCTCGAAATTGTAATTGACCCAATCAATAATGAACTTAAGCTTTTCAGGATAGACAAAGCAGGTAATCGACTGAATTACAACAGGCCAGGATTCAAAGCTGACTATTCTCAAAAAATAGAAGGGAACTCCAATATTCTTTTCCTGAAAGGAACGATCAGCGGAAAAGTTCTGAATTTCTGTTTTGATACCGGTGCCGAAACCAATGTGATTTGCAGCGATTGCAATAAAAAAATTATGAGCACCCTTACCATTACCCGAAGAACTTCATTAAAAGGCGCCGGAGCAGCCGGAGCGGAAGTATTTTACGGAAGAATGAACGAATTTTCGATTGGCAATCAACAGATTCCGAATATGCAAACCATCATTACTAACCTGGATGCCTTGAGTGAATCGTACGGAACCCACATTGACGGAATATTGGGTAATAGTTTTATGAAACAAGGAATTGTATGTATTAATTTTGTGAACAAACAGTTTGGCATTCGTTTTACGAAAGGAGAGGAAAAATGA
- a CDS encoding SRPBCC family protein: MISFKSHSGIYSLEVTQFLKISLTEAWNFFSSPGNLSKITPKHMGFEITSGSPAKMYTGQIITYKVSPFPGIKTNWVTEITHVSEGMFFVDEQRFGPYRMWHHEHHFEAKDDGVLMTDRVSYKLPLGFLGRMAHSLFVKNQLKQIFVHRETCLESMFR, encoded by the coding sequence ATGATCAGTTTCAAATCTCATTCGGGAATTTATTCGCTGGAAGTCACTCAATTTCTGAAGATCTCATTAACCGAAGCCTGGAACTTTTTCTCGTCGCCAGGTAATTTATCAAAAATTACTCCTAAGCACATGGGCTTTGAGATTACTTCAGGATCTCCTGCAAAAATGTACACGGGACAAATCATCACGTATAAAGTATCTCCATTCCCGGGAATCAAAACAAACTGGGTGACAGAAATTACGCATGTTTCTGAAGGAATGTTTTTTGTGGATGAACAGCGTTTTGGGCCTTATCGCATGTGGCATCACGAACATCATTTTGAAGCGAAGGACGATGGAGTTTTGATGACAGATAGGGTTTCATACAAATTGCCTCTTGGCTTTTTGGGTCGGATGGCACATTCGCTCTTTGTGAAAAACCAGTTAAAGCAAATATTTGTGCATCGGGAAACCTGTCTGGAAAGCATGTTCAGGTAA
- a CDS encoding LL-diaminopimelate aminotransferase, producing the protein MALINENYLKLQAGYLFPEIGRRVREFAEANPDKKVIRMGIGDVTQPLVPEVVKAFHQGVDDMANAETFKGYGPEQGYDFLREAIALNDYKNRGVDISADDIFVSDGSKCDTGNIQEVFGSGNKIAICDPVYPVYADTTVMSGKTGEIQPNGYFDGIIYMPCNEANSFIPELPTERPDLIFLCFPNNPTGTVASKEELTKWVNYARANKCVILYDAAYEAFITDDSIPHSIFEIEGAKEVALEFRSFSKTAGFTGTRCAFTVIPSELKAYDSEGKAHPVKPLWNRRHTTKFNGVSYPVQKAAAAIYTEEGKKQVKEVINYYLENARIMRESLKETGFAVFGGVNAPYVWVKTPDNMKSWDFFDKLLFEANVVGTPGSGFGPSGEGYFRFSAFADRDNVLEAMERVKNLK; encoded by the coding sequence ATGGCTTTAATTAACGAAAATTACCTGAAACTACAGGCAGGGTATTTGTTTCCTGAAATTGGACGAAGAGTGCGCGAGTTTGCTGAAGCAAATCCGGATAAAAAAGTGATCCGCATGGGTATTGGCGACGTGACTCAACCCTTGGTTCCGGAGGTTGTAAAAGCTTTTCACCAAGGTGTTGACGACATGGCGAATGCTGAAACTTTTAAAGGTTACGGACCGGAACAAGGCTACGATTTTTTGCGCGAAGCAATTGCCTTGAACGATTATAAAAATCGCGGCGTCGATATCTCGGCCGACGATATTTTCGTTTCTGACGGTTCGAAATGCGACACTGGAAATATTCAGGAAGTATTTGGTTCCGGTAACAAAATTGCCATTTGCGACCCGGTTTATCCGGTTTATGCCGACACCACTGTGATGTCGGGCAAGACTGGCGAGATTCAACCGAACGGATATTTTGATGGAATTATTTACATGCCTTGTAACGAGGCAAATAGTTTTATTCCTGAATTGCCAACCGAGCGCCCCGACCTCATTTTCCTTTGTTTTCCGAATAACCCGACCGGAACAGTTGCTTCAAAAGAGGAACTGACCAAATGGGTGAATTATGCACGTGCCAACAAATGCGTCATTTTGTACGATGCGGCTTACGAAGCATTCATTACCGACGACTCGATTCCTCATTCAATTTTTGAAATTGAAGGCGCCAAAGAAGTAGCTCTCGAGTTCCGTAGTTTCTCGAAAACTGCCGGATTTACCGGAACGCGTTGCGCATTCACCGTAATTCCATCGGAATTGAAAGCGTACGACAGCGAAGGAAAAGCTCACCCGGTAAAACCGTTGTGGAACCGTCGGCACACAACTAAATTCAACGGAGTGTCTTATCCGGTGCAGAAAGCTGCTGCAGCTATTTATACCGAAGAAGGTAAAAAACAGGTAAAAGAAGTGATTAATTATTACCTCGAAAACGCCCGAATCATGCGCGAAAGCCTGAAAGAAACCGGTTTTGCCGTTTTTGGTGGTGTAAATGCTCCATATGTTTGGGTAAAAACGCCCGACAATATGAAATCATGGGACTTCTTCGACAAGCTTTTATTTGAAGCAAATGTGGTTGGAACTCCGGGTTCAGGCTTCGGACCATCAGGAGAAGGCTATTTCCGCTTTTCAGCATTTGCCGACCGCGACAATGTGTTGGAAGCCATGGAGCGTGTTAAGAATCTGAAGTAG